Proteins found in one Epinephelus fuscoguttatus linkage group LG4, E.fuscoguttatus.final_Chr_v1 genomic segment:
- the LOC125887297 gene encoding uncharacterized protein LOC125887297, whose protein sequence is MTRDSFITPSTHPIRSQMALLANQIMDARILSSMNGRAELSQFLRVTNQSIVSQVNSAQEDGRKNRKYPCPLCGKRFRFNSILSLHMRTHTGEKPFKCPYCDHRAAQKGNLKIHLRTHKQGILGKGRGRIREENRLLHELEERAILRDRQTRAGHVIQQQTSNINQFQPPQLLQPLQTQPPFLTNSGVAESQPHTSTSPKVTTIPEDPIQPQPTGFRCSFCKGKFRKQQELERHIRILHKPYKCTLCEFAASQEEELISHVETTHITADSGSGQRPAMGAGDKKKSAGEFPCEVCGQTFSQAWFLKGHMRKHKDSFEHCCQICGRRFKEPWFLKNHMKVHLNKLAAKHNHPAEHETAVNMNNLTQDHQSNLYSQYITRIHNRFLTAERADHQDYSQILATAGVDMKVREMLGRMISSGPGPLTDAESSSLLGLNHLHPPLSSTSMEYLQKIMSNRDTLNSSSSSSYPGWQIMTSGLPVEQQMFGPKDQQQCSSYLPERCLPADDGKVSLGDPDAKAISRPGSPGSVSRHGLTEILTETGSSHSGSGLDHRPQSSSPATGEKVYRCPLSSDYTAAQTASLGFHLDRYHFPHWQNSRDLSSPLQPTSSSSSSPNPKIRPRSREDWSPAHYLGLESHSENALLINKQPDLTDKDAGVDGSISAQTRKSQYEPLDLSVRPESVMSHSGLSPAVLVQMSGVFSNGLSSSITRRLQSYSNAAAELGVKPAYQCDLLVQGTKEEMNAQNAGSTGHDGEGEFEKTEKGREDDNDDAAKWKMPKNNILEPEELGQADFQSPGEKSKPGPWGRAVAESPISSLENLTPGQADQLQHQGGLLSFLRSQGNLSGTPASAHKASLSDGGNMEKDAASARKPFQCRYCPYSASQKGNLKTHVLCVHRKPFDNSLYPDRRLRRSHAPQRPSRLPQSLTGDNRAPGRDQIGMTSLCGT, encoded by the exons ATGACGAGA GACAGCTTCATTACCCCGTCCACCCACCCAATTAGGAGCCAGATGGCGCTTCTGGCCAATCAAATCATGGATGCAAGGATTCTCAGCAGTATGAACGGGAGAGCAGAGCTTTCCCAGTTCTTGAGAGTCACCAATCAAAGCATCGTCTCCCAGGTAAATTCAGCCCAGGAGGACGGCCGCAAGAACAGGAAGTATCCCTGCCCGTTGTGTGGGAAGCGCTTCCGCTTTAACAGCATCCTTTCCCTTCACATGCGTACACACACTGGAGAGAAGCCCTTCAAGTGCCCCTACTGCGACCACAGGGCTGCGCAGAAGGGCAATCTGAAGATACATCTCCGTACTCACAAGCAAGGCATTCTGGGCAAAGGCCGTGGGAGAATTAGGGAGGAGAATAGGCTGCTTCATGAGCTTGAGGAAAGGGCGATACTTAGGGACAGGCAGACGCGAGCTGGTCATGTCATCCAACAGCAAACATCTAATATAAACCAATTTCAACCGCCCCAACTGTTACAACCGCTCCAGACACAACCCCCATTCTTAACCAACTCTGGTGTGGCAGAGAGCCagccacacacatccacatccCCAAAGGTGACTACCATCCCAGAGGATCCCATCCAGCCCCAACCCACCGGCTTCCGCTGCTCATTCTGTAAGGGGAAGTTCAGAAAGCAGCAGGAGCTTGAGCGCCACATCAGGATTCTACATAAACCCTACAAATGCACCTTGTGCGAGTTTGCTGCCtcacaggaggaggagcttatCAGCCACGTTGAGACAACGCATATCACTGCTGATTCGGGTTCAGGGCAGAGGCCTGCAATGGGGGCCGGTGACAAGAAAAAGTCTGCTGGCGAATTCCCTTGCGAGGTGTGTGGCCAAACTTTCAGCCAGGCCTGGTTCCTGAAGGGTCACATGAGGAAACACAAGGACTCTTTTGAGCATTGCTGTCAAATCTGTGGCCGCCGTTTCAAAGAACCCTGGTTTCTCAAGAATCACATGAAGGTCCACCTCAACAAGCTGGCTGCTAAGCATAACCACCCTGCGGAGCATGAAACCGCTGTTAACATGAATAACCTCACGCAAGACCACCAGAGCAACCTCTACTCTCAGTACATCACCCGCATTCACAACAGGTTCCTCACGGCTGAGAGAGCCGACCATCAAGATTACAGCCAGATACTCGCCACAGCAGGCGTTGACATGAAGGTTAGGGAGATGTTAGGTAGGATGATTTCCTCAGGTCCCGGCCCTTTGACAGATGCAGAGAGCTCCTCTTTACTGGGTTTAAATCATCTCCACCCTCCACTGAGCTCCACTAGCATGGAATATCTACAGAAGATTATGTCTAACAGAGACACgctcaacagcagcagcagcagcagctacccaGGCTGGCAGATCATGACATCAGGACTGCCTGTTGAACAGCAAATGTTTGGTCCTAAAGACCAGCAGCAGTGCTCCTCCTACCTGCCTGAGAGATGTCTCCCTGCAGACGATGGGAAAGTGTCTCTTGGTGATCCAGATGCCAAGGCCATCAGCAGACCTGGTAGCCCAGGCAGTGTGAGTCGTCATGGGCTGACAGAGATCCTCACAGAGACAGGGAGCTCCCACTCTGGTAGCGGCCTAGACCATCGACCACAATCCTCTTCTCCAGCTACAG GTGAGAAAGTCTACAGGTGTCCACTCTCCAGTGACTACACCGCTGCACAGACAGCCTCCCTGGGCTTCCATCTGGATCGCTACCACTTCCCCCACTGGCAAAACAGCAGGGATCTTTCGTCCCCACTGCAgcccaccagcagcagcagctccagcccCAACCCCAAGATCAGACCGAGATCCAGGGAAGACTGGAGCCCAGCCCATTACCTTGGTCTGGAGAGCCACAGTGAGAATGCCCTGCTCATCAACAAGCAGCCCGACCTCACTGACAAAGATGCAGGTGTAGACGGCTCTATATCTGCTCAGACCAGGAAGTCCCAGTATGAGCCTTTAGATTTGTCAGTCAGGCCTGAGTCTGTCATGTCTCACTCAGGCTTATCTCCTGCTGTACTGGTACAGATGTCTGGTGTTTTTAGTAATGgactctcctcctccattacCCGCCGGCTACAAAGTTACTCTAATGCTGCGGCTGAACTCGGTGTGAAACCTGCATATCAGTGTGACCTTTTGGTGCAGGGAACAAAAGAAGAGATGAACGCACAGAACGCCGGCTCCACGGGTCACGATGGTGAAGGTGAATTTGAGAAAACTGAAAAGGGGAGGGAGGACGACAACGATGATGCTGCCAAGTGGAAGATGCCGAAAAATAACATCCTCGAGCCAGAGGAGCTGGGACAGGCGGATTTCCAGAGCCCTGGCGAGAAGAGCAAGCCGGGACCTTGGGGCAGAGCCGTAGCTGAATCTCCCATCTCGTCTCTGGAGAACTTGACTCCAGGACAGGCAGATCAACTCCAGCACCAGGGCGGCCTGCTCTCTTTCCTCAGATCCCAGGGGAACCTGAGCGGCACACCTGCCAGCGCACACAAAGCCAGTCTGAGCGATGGGGGGAACATGGAAAAAGATGCTGCATCTG CTCGGAAACCATTCCAGTGCAGGTACTGCCCCTACAGCGCCTCCCAGAAGGGCAACCTGAAGACCCATGTCCTCTGTGTCCACCGCAAGCCCTTTGACAACAGCCTCTACCCCGACCGCCGCCTCCGACGCTCGCACGCGCCCCAGAGGCCCTCCAGATTGCCTCAGAGCCTCACAGGAGATAATCGCGCACCAGGAAGAGACCAGATCGGCATGACATCACTCTGTGGGACTTga